A genomic stretch from Rhodomicrobium vannielii ATCC 17100 includes:
- a CDS encoding IS5 family transposase (programmed frameshift), producing the protein MSDLFLLSERHMARISPFFPLSHGVPRVDDRRVVSGIVYVIKHGLQWKDAPKAYGPHKTLYNRFIRWSRLGVFDRIFASLAGEGPRPERIMIDATHLKAHRTAASLLKKGLLPRFIGRTKGGLNSKLHAVCDEKGRPLVLLLTEGQLSDHKGAALVLDALPDAHALIADKGYDSAWFRQALEDKGISPCIPSSRSRKRPYPYDRALYRERHRIENLFAKLKDWRRVATRYDRCAHTFFSAILIAATVIFWLPK; encoded by the exons ATGAGCGATCTGTTTTTGCTGAGCGAGCGCCACATGGCGCGGATATCGCCGTTTTTTCCTTTGTCGCATGGGGTGCCGCGCGTCGACGACCGCCGTGTGGTGAGCGGCATCGTTTACGTCATCAAGCACGGCCTTCAGTGGAAAGACGCGCCGAAGGCGTATGGCCCGCACAAGACACTCTACAACCGCTTCATCCGCTGGAGCAGGCTCGGCGTGTTCGACCGCATCTTCGCGAGCCTTGCCGGAGAGGGACCCAGGCCAGAGCGCATCATGATCGACGCGACCCACCTCAAGGCACACCGCACGGCGGCGAGCCTGCTCAAAAAGGGGCTTT TACCCCGCTTTATCGGACGAACGAAGGGCGGCCTGAACTCGAAGCTGCACGCGGTCTGCGACGAAAAAGGTCGGCCGCTCGTCCTGCTTCTCACCGAGGGGCAGTTGAGCGACCACAAGGGCGCGGCGCTGGTGCTCGACGCGCTGCCGGATGCCCACGCGCTGATCGCCGACAAGGGCTATGACAGCGCATGGTTCCGGCAAGCCCTTGAAGACAAAGGCATCTCGCCTTGCATCCCGTCGTCCAGAAGCCGCAAGCGGCCCTACCCTTACGACAGGGCGCTCTACCGGGAGCGACACAGGATCGAAAACCTGTTTGCAAAACTGAAAGACTGGCGCCGCGTCGCAACCCGATACGATCGATGCGCCCACACCTTCTTTTCCGCCATACTCATCGCCGCAACCGTCATCTTCTGGTTGCCTAAATAA
- a CDS encoding IS481 family transposase: MGQILHGSATTTEAVRRAIQHSQESLRALAKRYGINTKTVSKWKKRSSVADVPTGPKEPKSTVLSVEEEAIIVAFRKHTLLPLDDCLYALQATIPHLTRSSLHRCLQRHGISRLPDVEGDKPARKKFKSYPIGYFHVDIAEVQTAEGKLYLYVAIDRTSKFAFVQLVKKTGRTSASAFLVALIEAVPYKIHTVLTDNGIQFTFPPRYADGPTARYMTHMFDMRCSENGIEHRLTKVKHPWTNGQVERMNRTIKEATVKRYHYDRHEQLETHLSDFINAYNFARRLKTLKGLTPYEFICKCWTNEPERFKIDPIHQMPGLNT; the protein is encoded by the coding sequence ATGGGACAAATTCTTCATGGGAGCGCCACAACGACTGAGGCGGTCCGTCGAGCGATACAGCATAGTCAAGAGAGCTTGAGGGCCCTGGCCAAGCGCTACGGCATCAACACGAAGACGGTCTCGAAATGGAAGAAGCGCTCATCCGTCGCCGATGTGCCGACTGGACCGAAAGAGCCGAAATCCACGGTTCTGTCGGTCGAGGAAGAGGCGATAATCGTCGCCTTCCGCAAGCATACGCTCTTGCCGCTCGACGATTGCCTCTATGCGCTACAGGCGACGATACCGCATCTGACTCGCTCGTCGCTGCATCGCTGTCTTCAACGCCACGGTATTTCTCGGCTGCCGGACGTCGAAGGCGACAAGCCCGCCAGGAAGAAGTTCAAGTCCTATCCGATCGGCTATTTTCATGTCGACATAGCCGAAGTGCAGACGGCCGAAGGCAAGCTCTATCTCTACGTCGCCATTGACCGCACGAGCAAATTCGCCTTCGTGCAACTCGTCAAAAAGACCGGCAGGACGTCCGCTTCAGCCTTCCTCGTCGCCCTGATAGAGGCAGTTCCCTACAAGATTCACACGGTGCTCACCGACAACGGCATCCAGTTCACGTTTCCGCCGCGTTATGCCGATGGACCAACGGCCAGATACATGACGCACATGTTTGACATGCGATGCAGCGAGAACGGCATTGAGCACCGCCTCACCAAGGTCAAGCATCCCTGGACAAACGGCCAGGTCGAGCGAATGAACCGGACGATCAAGGAGGCGACGGTCAAACGCTATCACTACGACCGTCACGAGCAGCTCGAAACCCATCTATCGGACTTCATCAACGCCTATAACTTTGCTCGCCGACTAAAGACCCTCAAAGGCCTCACGCCTTATGAGTTCATCTGTAAATGCTGGACGAATGAGCCGGAAAGATTCAAGATCGATCCAATCCATCAAATGCCGGGACTGAACACCTAG
- a CDS encoding IS5 family transposase, producing the protein MRGDDKRTGQLFSYVDLEARVRRDHSLRAIRTIVNEALGALEREFAALYSTIGRPSIPPEKLLRAMLLQAFYSIRSERLLMERLEYDLLFRWFVGIGVDDAAWDHSTFSKNRDRLLEGDIAAKFLGAVLAQPRVKRLLSSDHFSVDGTLIEAWASMKSVRPKDGSGEPPVQGGGRNAEADFHGQKRTNETHASTTDPEARLYKKGSGKEAKLCFIGHGLMENRHGLLVDACLTLADGHAERVAALHMIEPLADRPRRITLGADKGYDTQDFVNELRSMKVTPHVTRNTSGRRSAIDVRTTRHGGYVASQRIRKRIEEAFGWIKTIAGQDKTKFRGRDRVGWAFTFAAAAYNLVRLPKLMTETG; encoded by the coding sequence ATGCGCGGCGACGACAAACGAACTGGCCAACTGTTTAGCTACGTCGATCTTGAGGCGCGGGTTCGGCGCGACCATTCGCTGCGAGCGATTCGAACGATCGTGAACGAGGCTCTCGGCGCGCTGGAGCGTGAGTTCGCGGCGCTTTATTCGACGATCGGGCGACCATCGATCCCGCCGGAGAAGTTGCTGCGGGCGATGCTGTTGCAGGCGTTCTACTCGATCCGCTCGGAGCGTCTGCTTATGGAGCGGCTGGAATACGATCTTCTGTTCCGCTGGTTCGTCGGCATCGGCGTCGATGATGCGGCCTGGGACCATTCGACATTCTCGAAGAACCGCGACCGCCTGCTGGAAGGCGACATCGCCGCCAAGTTCCTGGGCGCGGTTCTGGCCCAGCCAAGAGTTAAGCGGCTTCTGTCGAGCGATCACTTCTCGGTAGACGGCACGCTGATCGAGGCGTGGGCGTCGATGAAGAGCGTCAGGCCGAAGGATGGCTCCGGTGAGCCGCCGGTTCAAGGCGGTGGTCGCAATGCCGAAGCGGATTTCCATGGCCAGAAGCGGACAAACGAGACGCACGCCTCGACCACGGACCCGGAGGCGAGGCTCTACAAGAAGGGCAGTGGCAAGGAGGCGAAGCTCTGCTTCATTGGGCATGGGCTGATGGAGAACCGCCACGGCCTGCTGGTCGACGCCTGCCTGACGCTGGCCGACGGGCATGCCGAGCGTGTGGCAGCGCTGCATATGATCGAGCCTCTGGCCGACCGTCCTCGAAGGATCACGCTCGGCGCCGACAAGGGTTACGACACACAGGACTTCGTCAACGAGTTGCGCTCGATGAAGGTGACGCCGCATGTGACGCGGAACACCAGCGGGCGACGTTCGGCGATCGACGTCCGCACGACCCGGCACGGCGGCTATGTCGCCAGCCAGCGCATCAGGAAGCGCATCGAGGAGGCGTTTGGCTGGATCAAGACGATCGCCGGGCAGGACAAGACGAAGTTCCGTGGTCGCGACCGCGTCGGATGGGCCTTCACCTTCGCGGCCGCCGCCTACAATCTGGTGCGGCTGCCCAAGCTGATGACGGAGACCGGCTGA
- a CDS encoding DUF4384 domain-containing protein, whose amino-acid sequence MKTIFRAVPSGLFAAALLISNADADTVYRDISITVEQSEIVNIGEDAPVPASIKVSAWLDRENATYRPGDAVTLQVRTSKPAYITVLDVGTSGKVHVIYPNRYQREKRVEAFEVVQIPTPDERYRFTVNGPAGREVLKVIATEKPIDTLDARRLSEAGPFYAVPGEARAIARDISVELTGKQSADYGVATQIFRIVTDGAAAKPETGGGDNAAQLFNLAEAAYYGETKQSIGAVVEYYERAAKAGHVAAMVRLGDIYQSDANGKPQILRAVEWYRKAADLGSTTAMVRLAIVYGKGEGVAQNLVEALNWLDKAARGGDGVALAQLAQAYDEGRWVARNPTQAARYGLAALRAGAWSIQKSFPAYSQPTREEVQKLLKEAGLYSGPIDGVFGLETREALLNYARA is encoded by the coding sequence ATGAAGACCATTTTCCGCGCAGTGCCGAGCGGGCTATTCGCCGCCGCTCTTCTGATTTCGAACGCCGACGCCGATACCGTCTACCGCGACATATCCATCACCGTCGAGCAGAGCGAGATCGTCAACATCGGCGAGGATGCGCCAGTACCTGCCTCCATCAAGGTTTCGGCGTGGCTCGACCGCGAAAACGCCACCTATCGCCCCGGCGACGCGGTCACGCTTCAGGTGCGGACGAGCAAACCTGCCTATATCACGGTACTCGATGTCGGCACGTCCGGCAAAGTACACGTGATCTACCCGAACCGCTACCAGCGCGAAAAACGCGTCGAGGCGTTCGAGGTTGTGCAGATCCCAACGCCAGACGAGCGCTATCGCTTCACCGTGAACGGTCCGGCGGGCCGGGAGGTTCTGAAGGTTATCGCCACAGAAAAGCCGATTGATACGCTCGACGCGCGACGGCTGAGCGAGGCCGGTCCGTTTTATGCCGTGCCCGGCGAGGCCCGCGCCATCGCCCGCGACATCAGTGTTGAACTGACTGGAAAGCAGAGCGCCGATTACGGCGTCGCGACGCAGATCTTCCGCATCGTGACAGATGGCGCGGCGGCGAAACCCGAGACGGGCGGTGGCGATAACGCCGCCCAACTCTTTAATCTGGCCGAAGCCGCCTACTATGGCGAGACCAAGCAGTCCATCGGCGCGGTAGTTGAGTATTACGAGCGCGCCGCGAAGGCAGGCCACGTGGCGGCCATGGTTCGCCTGGGCGACATCTATCAGTCCGACGCAAACGGGAAGCCCCAAATTCTGAGGGCGGTGGAATGGTATCGCAAGGCGGCAGACCTCGGCTCGACGACAGCCATGGTGCGGCTCGCCATCGTATACGGCAAAGGCGAAGGCGTTGCGCAAAACCTTGTCGAAGCGCTCAACTGGCTCGACAAGGCCGCGCGCGGCGGCGATGGCGTGGCGCTGGCTCAACTCGCTCAAGCCTACGACGAGGGCCGCTGGGTAGCGCGCAACCCGACTCAGGCTGCGCGCTACGGTCTGGCGGCACTGCGCGCAGGCGCATGGAGCATTCAGAAGAGTTTCCCAGCGTATTCGCAGCCGACCCGCGAAGAAGTGCAGAAGCTTCTGAAGGAAGCGGGGCTTTACAGCGGTCCGATCGACGGCGTTTTCGGCTTGGAAACGCGGGAAGCCTTGCTCAACTATGCCAGAGCCTGA
- a CDS encoding caspase family protein — MTGQFFVSKRGSSGCRLTAYDCDEKSGAMTVRRDIALDEIERQMRGTASLVMVLDACRSGALQQCGSRGDGEGFRGLGRATRSGTLIVSSTAPGSVASDGRSGEGSPFARVLVQRMQAQREAYYRELFDDVARDVSETTRGAQVPDVLARGGAPKSCLSGRCGVAAR, encoded by the coding sequence ATGACGGGGCAGTTCTTCGTGTCGAAACGGGGCAGTTCCGGATGTCGGTTGACAGCCTATGACTGCGACGAGAAGTCCGGTGCCATGACCGTGCGCCGCGACATCGCGCTCGACGAGATCGAGCGCCAGATGCGAGGCACGGCAAGCCTTGTCATGGTGCTCGACGCCTGCCGCAGCGGGGCACTCCAGCAATGCGGGTCGCGCGGCGACGGCGAAGGCTTTCGCGGGCTGGGGCGCGCGACGCGGTCAGGCACGCTGATTGTGAGTTCGACCGCGCCGGGCAGCGTTGCGAGCGATGGCCGTTCGGGCGAAGGCTCGCCCTTCGCGCGCGTGCTGGTGCAGCGGATGCAGGCACAGCGCGAGGCCTATTATCGCGAGCTGTTCGACGATGTGGCGCGCGATGTGAGCGAGACGACGCGCGGCGCGCAGGTGCCGGACGTGCTGGCGCGTGGTGGCGCGCCGAAATCGTGCCTGTCGGGGCGCTGCGGTGTGGCGGCGCGGTAA
- the istB gene encoding IS21-like element helper ATPase IstB — MSSCDDRLLDMLGKLKLFGIRDRLDSLLDEASRSDLDMRQTLTLLLEREIARKDARRIEMALKLAHFPMVRDLTGFDFAAQPSVDARQVRDLAAGRWIANGENVLLLGPPGVGKTHLAIALGREAILAGYAALFMPATALVAQLARAHVEGRLEDRLMHFAKPKLLIVDELGYLPFEPSAAHLFFQLVSRRYEKGAMLMTSNRSVGEWDAVFGDPVVATAILDRMLHHSHVITIRGDSYRLKEKRRSGLLQKTAATEPKPQRTDQ, encoded by the coding sequence ATGTCTTCCTGCGACGACCGGCTTTTGGACATGCTCGGCAAGCTCAAGCTGTTCGGCATCCGCGATCGGCTCGACAGCCTGCTCGACGAGGCCTCCCGTTCCGACCTCGACATGCGCCAGACGCTGACGCTGCTCTTGGAGCGTGAGATTGCGCGCAAGGACGCGCGCCGGATCGAGATGGCGCTGAAGCTCGCTCACTTCCCGATGGTACGGGACCTCACAGGCTTCGACTTCGCGGCGCAGCCCTCCGTCGACGCCAGACAAGTGCGCGATCTCGCGGCTGGACGCTGGATCGCGAACGGCGAGAATGTGCTCCTGCTCGGGCCGCCCGGCGTCGGGAAAACCCATCTCGCCATCGCGCTCGGGCGCGAGGCCATTCTGGCGGGTTACGCCGCGCTCTTCATGCCGGCGACTGCGCTGGTGGCGCAACTCGCGAGGGCGCATGTGGAAGGCCGGCTCGAGGATCGGCTCATGCACTTCGCCAAACCGAAGCTCCTGATCGTGGACGAACTGGGCTACCTGCCGTTCGAGCCCTCTGCGGCGCATCTGTTCTTCCAGCTTGTCTCGCGCCGCTACGAAAAGGGCGCGATGCTGATGACCTCGAACCGAAGCGTCGGCGAATGGGACGCCGTGTTCGGCGATCCGGTCGTGGCGACCGCGATCCTCGACCGCATGCTCCATCACAGCCACGTCATCACCATCCGCGGCGACAGCTACCGCCTCAAGGAAAAACGTCGCAGCGGTCTTCTGCAGAAGACCGCTGCGACAGAACCAAAGCCTCAAAGGACTGATCAATGA
- a CDS encoding tetratricopeptide repeat protein encodes MRALFLALALMVAGCCAALADAVADCNQQKDRDLSIRGCTLIIDRKAKGDRALAYHWRGYNYKNKGDYDRAIVDLNEAIRLDPKDAKAYSNRGDAYDNKGEYDRAIADHSEAIRLDPKNSNAYTHRGNAYRDKGEYGRAIADFNEAIFLDPQYAFTYYNRGNAYRDKSDYDRAIADYDEAIRLYPAMAYAYGGRSHAMFKTGKLEAAMADIDKAISLDKQLAFFFYRRGHIHLASGGKDSALADFNEALRLESGAVSALSGRGQVYEAQGKKDLAVADYRKAIDGKAADREDRDAQDTARERLAALEQSAKVAAAPPVAPVAPAMTTSAPAASQTRPLGRRVALVIGNADYRALSRLGNPVGDARRVASELRANGYDVLDGYDLTRERFLDKLETFRQSHLRGATEIFVFYAGHGMSIGGRDVLAPIDLAYVSGDTANCPLTT; translated from the coding sequence ATGCGCGCGTTGTTTCTGGCCCTGGCGCTGATGGTGGCGGGATGCTGTGCGGCTCTCGCGGACGCGGTGGCGGATTGCAATCAGCAGAAGGATCGCGATCTTTCTATTCGCGGCTGCACACTCATCATTGACCGCAAGGCGAAAGGCGACCGCGCCCTCGCGTATCATTGGCGCGGTTATAACTACAAAAACAAAGGCGACTACGACCGCGCCATCGTCGATCTCAACGAGGCCATCCGCCTCGATCCGAAAGACGCCAAAGCCTATTCCAACCGCGGCGATGCCTATGACAACAAGGGCGAGTACGACCGCGCCATCGCGGACCACAGCGAGGCCATCCGCCTCGATCCGAAAAACTCCAACGCCTATACCCATCGCGGCAACGCCTATCGCGATAAAGGCGAGTACGGCCGCGCCATCGCGGACTTCAACGAGGCCATCTTCCTCGATCCGCAATACGCTTTCACCTATTACAATCGCGGCAACGCCTATCGCGATAAGAGCGACTACGACCGCGCCATTGCCGATTATGACGAGGCCATCCGCCTCTATCCTGCAATGGCATATGCCTATGGGGGTCGCTCCCATGCGATGTTCAAGACCGGGAAGCTTGAAGCGGCCATGGCCGACATCGACAAGGCAATCTCGCTAGATAAGCAACTCGCCTTTTTCTTCTACAGGCGAGGCCATATCCATCTCGCTTCCGGCGGCAAGGACAGCGCGCTCGCCGATTTCAATGAGGCGTTGCGGCTTGAAAGCGGTGCGGTTTCTGCGCTTTCGGGGCGCGGGCAGGTTTACGAGGCGCAGGGCAAGAAGGATTTGGCAGTCGCGGATTACAGGAAGGCTATCGACGGTAAGGCCGCCGACCGGGAAGACAGGGATGCCCAGGACACCGCCCGCGAGCGGCTCGCCGCGCTCGAGCAGTCCGCCAAAGTCGCAGCCGCGCCGCCGGTTGCTCCGGTCGCGCCCGCAATGACAACCTCTGCCCCGGCCGCCTCACAAACCCGCCCCCTCGGTCGCCGCGTCGCGCTCGTCATCGGCAACGCCGACTATCGCGCGCTGTCGCGGCTCGGCAACCCGGTCGGCGATGCGCGGCGGGTTGCGAGCGAGCTTCGCGCCAACGGTTACGACGTGCTCGACGGCTACGACCTGACGCGCGAAAGATTCCTCGACAAGCTCGAAACCTTCCGCCAGTCCCATCTGCGCGGCGCGACCGAAATCTTCGTGTTCTACGCGGGCCACGGCATGTCCATCGGCGGCCGCGACGTGCTGGCGCCCATCGATCTCGCCTATGTGTCAGGCGACACGGCAAACTGCCCTCTGACGACATGA
- a CDS encoding OmpA family protein gives MGAIGRKSVATVAAALAIAAPAYAQDECAAFRARFEAALTVPDFRGAIAVENEIALSGACGNERNPLRAKRAGRQIESAEALKKSPAHQKEREALLFQADEPGLLWTAAYAIGELHMEKKRYKEAVQAFERSITLAGGNKTNPVSPAIIEDLVKASYEARAFADGYVSVAHNTRGGVGGSLDRGIPVRKVPLPIQFETDRDELTPVGRQYADELAAAINEQRPAVIILEGHTDERGTDAHNMDLSKRRVERVAAYLKREKGVAARIETRARGKTEPYVPQNASNLTNEQLWELNRRVVWQRN, from the coding sequence ATGGGCGCGATCGGACGAAAGAGTGTGGCAACGGTGGCCGCCGCGCTGGCGATAGCAGCGCCAGCCTACGCGCAGGACGAATGCGCCGCGTTTCGGGCGCGCTTCGAGGCCGCGCTCACCGTGCCCGATTTTCGCGGCGCTATAGCGGTCGAAAACGAGATCGCGTTGAGCGGCGCCTGCGGCAATGAGCGAAACCCCTTGCGGGCGAAACGGGCGGGGCGTCAGATCGAGAGCGCCGAAGCGCTGAAGAAGAGTCCGGCTCACCAGAAGGAGCGCGAGGCGCTGCTTTTTCAGGCCGACGAGCCGGGGTTGCTGTGGACCGCTGCCTATGCCATCGGCGAGTTGCACATGGAAAAAAAGCGCTACAAGGAAGCGGTCCAAGCGTTCGAGCGCTCCATCACGCTGGCGGGCGGAAACAAAACCAACCCCGTCTCTCCCGCGATTATCGAAGACCTTGTGAAGGCGTCCTACGAGGCGCGAGCCTTCGCGGACGGCTATGTGAGTGTCGCCCATAATACGCGCGGCGGTGTCGGCGGATCGCTCGATCGGGGGATACCCGTCCGCAAAGTGCCGCTGCCCATCCAGTTCGAGACGGACCGCGACGAACTCACGCCGGTCGGCCGGCAGTATGCCGACGAACTGGCCGCAGCCATCAACGAACAGCGCCCGGCCGTTATCATCCTGGAAGGACACACCGACGAGCGCGGCACCGACGCTCACAACATGGACCTGTCGAAGCGGCGCGTCGAACGTGTCGCGGCCTATCTCAAGCGCGAGAAGGGGGTCGCCGCCCGCATCGAGACGCGCGCCAGGGGCAAGACCGAGCCCTATGTGCCGCAGAACGCCTCTAACCTGACGAATGAGCAACTTTGGGAACTGAACCGGCGCGTCGTCTGGCAGCGGAACTGA